A window of Eubacterium sp. 1001713B170207_170306_E7 contains these coding sequences:
- a CDS encoding sigma 54-interacting transcriptional regulator — translation MVKIDKEFGIDEEYLEYLRSIPVDVYIKILENCSSDVYVMDKEGKIIYVNPNSIRHYGVDPKEMIGQNNFSFRKGKWTPSALDKCIREKRTVFAEQNYLLIGKSVSTVLTPIFDKNGDIEMVVTIANELPEKYDMTWRKLDGQEKAVSKSKTHLTEADGKDDDEIVGQSYIFCKILLTIKKVSESDVPILLTGESGVGKTLIAEYVHKTSLRASKPFWAINCATIPENLLESELFGYAPHAFTGASAKGKVGLVELADGGTLFLDEIGEMAPGLQAKLLDVLENKRFIQVGGSEMKYVDIRIVAATNANLEKLVEEKKFRSDLYWRINTINIEIPALRERREDILPLVAYFLKKYNKKYGKDIDFSPKSMAILIAYDWPGNIRQLKNLVERTVLLSTSGPVAPKDLPEFMTEGMAMVEETYKESYDYILESVGKQLIRESYKKYKNMKKVAEDLDISHSKAFRLVSEYCKDLMKK, via the coding sequence ATGGTAAAGATTGATAAGGAATTTGGAATTGATGAGGAATATTTGGAATACCTCCGCTCAATTCCGGTGGACGTTTATATCAAAATTTTGGAAAACTGTTCATCGGATGTCTACGTGATGGACAAGGAGGGAAAGATTATCTATGTGAACCCTAACTCCATCCGCCACTACGGTGTGGACCCCAAGGAGATGATCGGGCAGAATAATTTTTCCTTCAGAAAAGGAAAATGGACCCCCAGCGCGCTGGACAAGTGCATCAGGGAAAAACGGACGGTTTTCGCAGAGCAGAATTACCTGCTCATCGGAAAAAGCGTTTCCACGGTGCTTACACCGATTTTTGACAAAAACGGCGACATCGAAATGGTGGTCACCATTGCCAATGAACTTCCTGAAAAATACGATATGACCTGGCGGAAGCTGGACGGCCAGGAAAAAGCCGTGAGCAAAAGCAAAACCCATCTCACAGAGGCGGATGGCAAGGACGATGACGAGATCGTCGGCCAGAGCTATATTTTCTGCAAGATTCTGCTGACCATCAAAAAAGTCTCAGAATCGGACGTGCCCATTCTTTTAACCGGGGAATCCGGGGTTGGAAAGACCCTGATTGCCGAGTATGTTCATAAAACCAGCCTGAGGGCCTCGAAGCCCTTCTGGGCTATCAACTGCGCGACTATTCCTGAAAATCTGCTGGAGTCCGAATTGTTCGGCTACGCGCCCCACGCCTTTACCGGGGCCAGCGCCAAGGGCAAGGTAGGTCTTGTGGAGCTGGCTGACGGGGGAACCCTGTTTCTGGACGAAATCGGGGAGATGGCCCCAGGCCTTCAGGCCAAGCTGCTGGACGTTCTGGAAAACAAGCGTTTTATCCAAGTGGGCGGCAGCGAGATGAAGTATGTGGACATCCGCATTGTCGCAGCCACCAACGCGAACCTGGAAAAGCTGGTGGAGGAAAAGAAGTTCCGCTCAGACTTATACTGGCGGATCAACACTATTAATATCGAAATTCCAGCGCTCAGAGAGCGCCGGGAGGACATCCTGCCACTGGTCGCCTATTTTCTGAAAAAGTATAATAAAAAATATGGCAAGGACATTGATTTTTCGCCCAAGTCAATGGCGATTCTCATCGCCTACGACTGGCCGGGCAACATCCGCCAGCTGAAAAACCTCGTCGAACGGACCGTGCTCCTGTCCACCAGCGGCCCGGTTGCCCCGAAGGATTTACCGGAATTTATGACAGAGGGCATGGCCATGGTGGAGGAAACCTACAAGGAAAGCTACGACTATATTCTGGAGAGTGTGGGCAAACAGCTGATCCGGGAGTCCTACAAAAAATACAAAAACATGAAAAAGGTTGCCGAAGATCTGGATATCAGCCATTCCAAGGCCTTTCGTCTGGTCAGCGAGTACTGCAAGGATTTGATGAAGAAATAA
- a CDS encoding MFS transporter: protein MMNNSVTNKDNLSKFRTMLIIFLVSFGSAVLFQIIYFRFSFYDTMMTSLNINNAQLGATGGIYGLVATICYLPGGIIADKIRAKYLAAVGFFTTAAVICWFATLPSYTSVMIIFGLLGVTSTLIFWGIRYKLIRLVSDDATYSRNIGLSYGIYGVGGLILGFVSQQIFNAFVSDSAAGFIVVLVVSAILNVIFGIATLLFVPKFDDEIKEGQSLNLNEFKEAIKHPGVWLTTASMFFVYCAYAAMAYTTPYLTDVFGASMGITSTVGMIRTYGIALLSAPIIGSIATKINSPAKVLILIMALTAVCSAILIFLPTTAGLLMVAIVLILAIGFFLTGAYGVASSQFTESGVPTTIFGAATGILSVIAFIPDMFVPVITGNWLDQYPGMQGYQMSFGCFLIAASVVAVLCSVAVRIYVKKKNAPEVDASSEMTE from the coding sequence ATGATGAATAACAGCGTTACCAATAAAGATAATCTAAGTAAATTCCGGACCATGCTGATCATTTTTCTGGTCAGCTTTGGCTCAGCCGTTCTGTTCCAGATTATTTATTTCCGTTTTTCGTTTTATGACACCATGATGACCAGCCTCAACATCAACAACGCCCAGCTTGGTGCTACCGGGGGCATCTACGGCCTGGTTGCCACCATCTGCTATCTTCCGGGGGGGATCATCGCAGATAAAATCCGGGCAAAATACCTTGCCGCCGTTGGTTTCTTTACCACCGCTGCTGTAATCTGCTGGTTCGCGACCCTTCCGTCCTACACCAGCGTCATGATTATTTTTGGCCTTCTCGGCGTGACCAGTACCCTGATTTTCTGGGGGATCCGCTATAAGCTGATCCGTCTGGTCAGCGATGACGCAACCTACTCCAGAAACATCGGCCTGAGCTATGGTATCTATGGGGTGGGCGGCCTGATCCTGGGCTTCGTCTCACAACAGATATTCAATGCTTTCGTTTCAGATTCAGCGGCTGGTTTTATCGTCGTATTAGTTGTCAGTGCTATCTTAAATGTTATTTTCGGTATTGCCACCCTGCTCTTTGTTCCAAAATTTGATGACGAAATTAAAGAGGGACAAAGCCTCAATCTCAACGAATTTAAAGAAGCCATCAAGCATCCCGGTGTTTGGCTGACCACAGCATCCATGTTTTTCGTTTACTGTGCCTACGCCGCCATGGCTTACACTACACCATACCTGACCGATGTTTTCGGCGCTTCCATGGGCATTACCTCAACGGTCGGTATGATCCGTACTTACGGTATCGCCCTGCTTTCTGCCCCGATCATCGGCAGCATTGCTACCAAAATCAACTCACCGGCCAAGGTCCTTATCCTGATCATGGCCTTGACGGCTGTCTGTTCAGCTATTTTGATTTTCCTGCCGACAACGGCTGGATTGCTCATGGTCGCCATTGTTTTAATCCTGGCCATCGGCTTCTTCCTGACTGGCGCATACGGGGTTGCATCTTCCCAGTTTACTGAATCCGGCGTGCCAACCACCATCTTCGGCGCTGCCACTGGTATCCTGTCGGTTATCGCTTTTATTCCCGATATGTTTGTTCCGGTGATCACTGGTAACTGGCTGGATCAATATCCGGGTATGCAGGGCTATCAGATGAGCTTTGGCTGCTTCCTGATCGCGGCTTCAGTCGTCGCAGTGCTCTGCTCTGTGGCTGTCCGCATCTATGTCAAAAAGAAAAATGCGCCGGAAGTTGACGCTTCCTCTGAAATGACCGAATAA
- a CDS encoding oligosaccharide flippase family protein, producing the protein MSRIAGQIKLFFMGSAGASAEDERNRRRQRGVALTAAAAAASKIFMTLIPLITVRVTLEYMGVELYGLWNAATSFFAMFTFADLGLGSGLQTELSRASARDSAADNRRIISSIYILLTGIGAVLLVAFGLASAFVDWPVVLNAQTGQAAQLAGSVILVIVVPAVINIPASLIQRTQLALQEGYRYHLWQCFGSGLGLGLVLLAAWLDLGPVVMIGLVSSVTVVTALLNSIVYYGFQRPELRPSLRFFDKAAAGAVLKTGLAFFVLSILTTLSLSVDNFIVGRVSGLEAVTPYALQYKIAGMISMVTLMLSTPMWSANGEAMSRGDYGWVKQATGKVVKISLGFSLTAALGCLLLAGPALAILGGGTVQVSYAVLSGMCLTQVLLSFTSPFFMVLNGAKIIRFQIVMYLVYTVASLPLKLFLSGIFGPAAVAWTGALLYLAMVCIPTAIRAVKAVSEKGMDPII; encoded by the coding sequence ATGAGCCGGATTGCCGGGCAGATCAAATTGTTTTTTATGGGAAGCGCGGGCGCTTCGGCGGAGGATGAACGAAACCGGAGACGCCAGCGCGGCGTGGCGCTGACCGCGGCGGCCGCAGCTGCGTCGAAAATCTTCATGACGCTGATTCCGCTCATTACGGTCCGTGTCACGCTTGAATACATGGGTGTGGAGCTCTACGGGCTGTGGAACGCCGCCACCTCTTTTTTTGCCATGTTCACTTTTGCCGACCTGGGACTGGGGAGCGGGCTGCAGACAGAGCTGAGCCGGGCCTCAGCCCGTGACAGCGCAGCGGATAACCGTCGGATTATTTCCAGCATCTACATATTGCTCACCGGCATTGGGGCGGTTCTGCTGGTCGCCTTTGGACTGGCCAGCGCCTTTGTGGACTGGCCGGTCGTCCTGAACGCCCAGACCGGGCAGGCAGCACAGCTTGCGGGCAGCGTCATTCTGGTGATCGTGGTGCCGGCAGTCATCAACATTCCCGCATCCCTTATCCAGAGAACACAGCTGGCGCTGCAGGAGGGATACCGGTACCATCTCTGGCAGTGCTTTGGAAGCGGCCTGGGGCTTGGGCTGGTGCTCCTGGCCGCCTGGCTCGATCTCGGACCGGTGGTCATGATTGGGCTGGTATCCTCGGTAACAGTCGTTACCGCCCTGCTCAATTCCATTGTCTATTACGGATTCCAGCGGCCGGAGCTGCGGCCATCACTTCGCTTTTTTGATAAAGCTGCTGCCGGGGCAGTGCTGAAAACTGGGCTGGCCTTTTTTGTGCTGTCCATTCTGACCACACTGAGCCTGTCTGTGGATAATTTTATCGTAGGGCGGGTCAGCGGTCTGGAGGCAGTTACCCCTTATGCCCTGCAATATAAAATTGCGGGCATGATCAGCATGGTGACGCTGATGCTCAGCACACCCATGTGGTCGGCCAACGGCGAGGCCATGAGCCGCGGGGATTACGGCTGGGTAAAGCAGGCCACCGGCAAAGTGGTTAAGATATCCCTGGGCTTCTCTCTGACCGCCGCGCTGGGCTGTCTGCTGCTTGCCGGGCCGGCGCTCGCGATTCTGGGCGGCGGCACGGTGCAGGTATCCTATGCGGTGCTGTCAGGAATGTGCCTGACGCAGGTACTGCTGTCCTTTACCAGTCCGTTTTTTATGGTGCTTAACGGCGCGAAGATCATCCGGTTTCAGATCGTGATGTACCTGGTTTATACTGTGGCGTCTCTGCCCCTTAAGCTCTTTCTGTCCGGGATTTTCGGGCCGGCTGCGGTGGCCTGGACTGGGGCGCTGCTCTACCTGGCCATGGTCTGCATTCCCACGGCCATAAGGGCGGTGAAGGCAGTATCGGAAAAAGGAATGGATCCCATAATATGA
- a CDS encoding glycosyltransferase, protein MKILLIVDDYSGGAGNMAQLLAKHGKDYDMDISLLFLWARSRPRYRLEGITCFENRVGSTKKRIGPLLGAMAFIRRTVSAGDYDAVISFITNNSILAVLGLIGKRIPVIAAERSNVKVQESEGIWRFLRRFAYRRADRIAVQFENFRDFDRGRFVHKTMVIPNIIEEAPAVKAQRKKKADQPIQFVTFSRLAKVKQLDQMILCFKKINEENPNTRLKIYGEGRERKRLEEMLIRYSLEDVVFLKGKIRNPYPELLKSDIYLMTSEQEGFPNALGEAMAVGLPSVVFGCHRGIEALLGCGGFVVKAGDNQEFVRRALLLCESSGLREKMGGKACERSKAYGPERVMEIWKHCVMTAIRKEGKASENSVLY, encoded by the coding sequence ATGAAAATACTGTTGATTGTGGATGATTACAGCGGTGGCGCGGGCAACATGGCGCAGCTGCTGGCAAAGCACGGAAAAGACTATGATATGGACATCAGCCTGTTGTTTTTATGGGCACGATCCCGGCCGCGGTACAGGCTGGAGGGAATTACCTGTTTTGAAAACCGGGTGGGCAGCACAAAAAAACGTATCGGGCCGTTGCTTGGAGCCATGGCTTTTATACGCAGAACCGTCAGCGCCGGGGACTATGACGCGGTGATCTCCTTTATTACAAACAACAGCATCCTGGCAGTACTCGGCCTTATCGGCAAGCGGATCCCGGTCATCGCAGCGGAGCGGAGTAATGTGAAGGTCCAGGAGTCAGAGGGGATCTGGCGGTTTTTACGGCGCTTTGCCTACAGGAGAGCCGACCGCATTGCGGTACAATTTGAAAATTTCCGGGATTTTGACCGGGGACGTTTTGTGCATAAAACCATGGTAATCCCCAACATCATTGAAGAAGCGCCGGCGGTTAAGGCGCAGAGGAAAAAGAAAGCGGATCAACCGATTCAGTTTGTCACCTTTTCGCGGCTGGCAAAGGTCAAACAGCTGGATCAGATGATCCTGTGCTTTAAGAAAATAAACGAAGAGAACCCGAATACCCGCCTCAAAATATATGGGGAGGGCAGAGAGCGGAAACGGCTGGAGGAGATGCTGATCCGTTACAGCCTGGAGGATGTGGTGTTTTTAAAGGGAAAGATAAGGAACCCCTATCCGGAGCTGCTGAAAAGTGATATTTATCTCATGACCTCAGAGCAGGAGGGCTTTCCCAACGCTCTGGGTGAGGCCATGGCTGTGGGGCTGCCGTCCGTTGTATTCGGGTGTCACAGGGGAATTGAAGCGCTGCTGGGCTGTGGCGGCTTCGTGGTAAAAGCAGGCGACAATCAGGAGTTTGTGCGGCGGGCACTGCTGCTGTGCGAAAGCAGTGGCCTGCGGGAAAAAATGGGGGGAAAAGCCTGCGAGCGCTCCAAAGCCTACGGGCCGGAGAGGGTCATGGAAATCTGGAAGCACTGCGTTATGACAGCGATAAGAAAGGAAGGAAAGGCCAGTGAAAATTCTGTGCTTTATTGA
- a CDS encoding glycosyltransferase family 4 protein translates to MKILCFIDSLGSGGAQRRFGNLGVLFQKAGHEVSFLTYSEGDFFRKPLSEAGIPITRITARSKLLRLVKILRFLRSFDGDLVISVTETPNFLACLAKGRKQRWRLITTESSAKAATFRSLKRKAANALERRSDIKVCNSENGRRMWAAYYPGYAKKLRVIYNPQCVPEALTRGKTGTGPVRRLVVAASYQRLKNIDGLIEAVHRLPGVIRDRLRIDWYGRKEATKGDERIYREAAEKLSRYGIEQNIQLHSETTDIYRKMAAADAVGLFSTVEGLPNAVCEGMALGKPIIMSRVSDYEMLVKGNGILCDPDEPASIAEAISKFVEASDQELCEMGERSRQLASCLFDPAEIRNQWIKIMKATKWGERDEPDCRADQIVFYGKRGRFGGG, encoded by the coding sequence GTGAAAATTCTGTGCTTTATTGATAGTCTGGGCTCTGGCGGCGCCCAGCGGCGTTTTGGAAATCTGGGCGTTCTGTTTCAGAAGGCCGGCCACGAGGTTTCCTTTCTGACCTACAGCGAAGGTGATTTTTTCAGAAAGCCGCTGAGCGAGGCCGGGATTCCCATCACAAGAATCACCGCGCGCTCAAAGCTGCTCCGGCTGGTGAAAATCCTCCGGTTTCTCAGAAGCTTTGACGGTGACCTGGTAATCTCGGTGACCGAGACGCCAAATTTTTTAGCCTGTCTGGCGAAGGGCAGAAAACAGAGGTGGCGGCTGATCACCACAGAGAGCAGCGCCAAGGCAGCGACGTTCCGCTCTCTGAAAAGAAAAGCCGCCAATGCGCTGGAACGGCGTTCAGATATAAAGGTCTGTAACTCTGAAAATGGCCGCCGCATGTGGGCTGCATACTATCCTGGGTACGCCAAAAAGCTGAGGGTCATCTATAATCCGCAGTGTGTTCCGGAAGCGTTAACCAGGGGCAAAACCGGGACTGGGCCGGTCCGGCGGCTGGTGGTGGCCGCAAGCTATCAGCGGTTGAAAAATATCGACGGCCTTATCGAGGCCGTTCACCGCCTGCCGGGCGTCATAAGAGACCGGCTTCGGATTGACTGGTACGGCAGAAAAGAGGCCACAAAGGGAGATGAGCGGATTTACCGGGAAGCGGCTGAAAAACTGAGCCGGTATGGTATTGAACAAAACATTCAGCTTCACAGTGAAACTACTGATATTTACAGAAAGATGGCCGCTGCAGACGCCGTGGGGCTTTTCAGTACAGTCGAGGGGCTCCCCAACGCAGTATGCGAGGGCATGGCCCTCGGAAAGCCCATTATCATGAGCCGTGTCTCGGATTATGAGATGCTGGTAAAGGGCAACGGTATTTTGTGTGATCCGGATGAGCCCGCCTCCATCGCCGAAGCGATCTCAAAATTCGTGGAAGCGTCGGACCAGGAGCTGTGTGAGATGGGAGAAAGGTCCAGACAGCTGGCCAGCTGCCTTTTTGATCCGGCGGAAATCCGGAACCAGTGGATAAAAATTATGAAAGCGACGAAATGGGGTGAAAGGGATGAGCCGGATTGCCGGGCAGATCAAATTGTTTTTTATGGGAAGCGCGGGCGCTTCGGCGGAGGATGA
- a CDS encoding BCCT family transporter has product MKSDKPKKEKPVEDVYDVEVDKTIYFTALIVIVLVCGYCIVFPDSALYVVEIARKFVVTQFDWFFMTLGLAVIVISIFIGISRYGKIRLSNDGEKPEFGFWSWLFMIYFSAIGSSTLMWAICEPMEYLIKPPFGYEPFSEQAFDMSVVYGLFHWGPIAWAFFALSGLVVAYCFYKRKRKRLQLSHVLSDVIGEKNANGVLGKGIDIASIFFTFCTFGPSLGFGVPVLTTLISSLTGLPNNDYLQFAVLAIWTAIFTISVYRGLTKGIKVLSDINMWLLGILLLLVFFVSDPLYILRSIVEETGSLATNFFHMATYTDAMGGDTFAQDWTVFYWVWWIVDIPFMSIFIARVSKGRSIRELLFGIIGAGSIGTMSVFWVLGNYAVKLQSSGTLDLAAIYLDKGQTEAVLQTVDSLPFSNVISIVMIMLFFVFLATCIDSGSFTMGCIASKDILDGQQPKKYNRATWALTIALLGVAVLRLGGGITAIKTVVIVVGLPAAILLILMIWALFKWLHQDYPKKYIE; this is encoded by the coding sequence ATGAAAAGCGATAAACCCAAAAAAGAAAAACCCGTTGAGGATGTCTACGATGTTGAGGTGGACAAAACCATCTATTTTACCGCGCTCATCGTCATCGTTTTGGTATGCGGATACTGTATTGTTTTTCCGGATTCCGCTTTATATGTTGTTGAAATTGCACGAAAATTTGTTGTCACGCAGTTCGACTGGTTCTTTATGACCCTCGGTCTTGCCGTGATTGTGATCTCCATCTTTATCGGCATCAGCCGCTATGGTAAAATCCGCCTGTCCAACGACGGCGAAAAGCCGGAATTTGGTTTCTGGAGCTGGCTGTTCATGATCTACTTTTCCGCCATCGGCTCTTCAACGCTGATGTGGGCGATCTGTGAACCGATGGAATATTTAATCAAGCCGCCTTTCGGCTATGAGCCTTTTTCTGAGCAGGCCTTTGATATGTCTGTTGTCTACGGCCTTTTTCATTGGGGGCCGATCGCCTGGGCGTTCTTTGCCTTGAGTGGTCTGGTGGTCGCTTACTGTTTTTATAAGCGCAAAAGAAAACGGCTTCAGCTCTCCCATGTTTTGTCTGATGTAATTGGCGAAAAAAATGCCAACGGCGTACTGGGAAAGGGCATTGACATTGCCTCAATATTCTTTACTTTCTGTACTTTTGGGCCAAGTCTTGGCTTTGGCGTTCCGGTACTGACCACCTTAATCTCAAGCCTGACAGGGCTGCCCAACAACGACTATCTGCAATTTGCTGTGCTCGCTATCTGGACTGCAATTTTCACTATCAGTGTCTACAGGGGACTGACAAAGGGAATCAAAGTGCTGAGTGATATCAATATGTGGCTTCTTGGAATTTTGCTGCTCCTTGTATTCTTCGTATCCGACCCGCTTTATATTTTAAGAAGCATTGTCGAAGAAACCGGGTCGCTCGCCACAAACTTTTTCCATATGGCCACCTATACTGACGCCATGGGCGGAGATACCTTTGCCCAGGACTGGACCGTTTTCTACTGGGTGTGGTGGATTGTGGATATTCCATTTATGTCCATCTTTATCGCCCGGGTTTCCAAGGGCAGAAGCATTCGAGAGCTTCTTTTCGGGATCATCGGCGCAGGCTCCATCGGAACCATGTCAGTTTTCTGGGTTCTCGGAAATTATGCGGTTAAGCTTCAATCCTCCGGCACCCTGGACCTGGCGGCCATCTATCTGGATAAAGGGCAAACAGAAGCGGTCCTCCAGACCGTTGATTCTCTGCCGTTCAGCAATGTCATTTCCATTGTCATGATTATGCTGTTCTTTGTTTTCCTGGCAACCTGCATTGATTCCGGGTCCTTTACCATGGGCTGTATTGCCTCTAAGGACATTCTGGATGGCCAGCAGCCTAAAAAGTATAACCGTGCCACCTGGGCCTTGACCATTGCCCTGCTCGGCGTAGCGGTTCTGCGTTTGGGCGGCGGTATTACGGCAATTAAAACCGTGGTCATCGTAGTAGGACTTCCCGCGGCTATTCTGCTGATCTTAATGATCTGGGCTTTGTTCAAATGGCTGCACCAGGATTATCCGAAAAAATATATAGAATAA
- a CDS encoding BCCT family transporter: MKKYKIDKWAIIITLALVAVFCVCIVWMPTAATEILNQIRVFITTKMGVYFIVITIGIFVFNFAVAFSKFGNIRLGKDQPEYKTFSWIAMIFCATMGAGLLYWAVLEWVYYYVTPPAGITPESIAAAQVAVSYNFFHWGVPAWGIYAIGTIPLAYRFYVRRQEGLSLANGCEGITGGRPIWNKIINIIFIFGIVSGIILTFGTGIPMLVNSLHTSLGTPDNFIMQVVMVIAITIFFTASSYAGLDKGMKFCSDATIYLCFFLLAYVFIFGGPQFQLENTIKSFGMMLANFVPMITETEPIVKTGFTADWTVFYWAWWITLAPWMWIFIAKISKGRSIKEVLLCITGAGMLSTVLFFGVLSNYGLQLQLAGSFNFVEILQTQSPEQVISTVIAALPFGRVILLVWFLTGAMLLITTLDSAVFTLSAASIKNIRDDEAPPNSLKLFWAIVITAIPLCLMFAKAPLDSLKSAIIISALPVSVTLILCVISLYKWMKQDFGSLTRTQIIEKEKDPAPDFKPEDFTTKYAEEKKDASCE; this comes from the coding sequence ATGAAAAAGTATAAAATTGATAAGTGGGCTATTATTATTACGCTGGCACTGGTTGCTGTCTTTTGCGTCTGCATCGTATGGATGCCCACAGCAGCGACGGAAATCCTGAATCAAATCCGGGTTTTCATTACGACTAAAATGGGCGTTTACTTTATTGTGATCACCATTGGTATCTTCGTCTTTAACTTTGCGGTGGCTTTTTCCAAATTTGGAAATATCCGGCTTGGCAAGGATCAGCCGGAGTACAAAACCTTCAGCTGGATCGCCATGATCTTCTGCGCAACGATGGGGGCCGGGCTTTTGTACTGGGCCGTACTTGAATGGGTCTATTACTACGTCACGCCACCCGCGGGTATTACGCCTGAGAGCATCGCTGCCGCGCAGGTGGCTGTATCCTATAATTTTTTCCATTGGGGCGTTCCCGCCTGGGGAATTTACGCCATCGGCACCATCCCTCTGGCCTATCGTTTCTATGTGCGCAGACAGGAGGGCCTCTCTCTGGCAAACGGCTGTGAGGGGATTACAGGCGGCCGGCCAATCTGGAATAAAATTATCAACATCATCTTTATCTTTGGAATCGTTTCAGGTATTATCTTAACCTTTGGAACAGGGATTCCTATGCTGGTCAACAGCCTGCACACCAGTCTCGGCACACCCGACAACTTTATCATGCAGGTCGTCATGGTGATCGCAATCACCATTTTCTTTACGGCCAGTTCCTACGCAGGCCTTGACAAGGGGATGAAATTCTGTTCAGACGCCACCATTTACCTGTGCTTTTTTTTACTGGCCTATGTCTTTATTTTTGGCGGGCCGCAGTTCCAGCTGGAAAACACCATCAAAAGCTTTGGCATGATGCTCGCCAACTTTGTGCCCATGATCACTGAGACCGAGCCCATCGTCAAGACCGGCTTTACGGCAGACTGGACCGTCTTTTACTGGGCCTGGTGGATTACCCTGGCACCCTGGATGTGGATCTTTATCGCTAAGATTTCCAAAGGCCGCTCCATCAAGGAGGTACTCCTGTGCATCACCGGCGCTGGCATGCTTAGCACGGTTCTGTTTTTTGGCGTGTTGTCCAACTATGGACTTCAGCTGCAGCTTGCCGGTTCCTTTAACTTTGTCGAAATCCTCCAGACCCAGAGTCCGGAACAGGTTATTTCAACGGTTATCGCGGCGCTGCCCTTCGGCAGAGTCATTCTGCTTGTCTGGTTTCTCACCGGCGCCATGCTGCTTATCACCACTCTGGATTCCGCTGTCTTTACCCTGTCCGCAGCTTCCATCAAAAACATCCGGGATGATGAAGCCCCGCCCAACAGCCTTAAACTGTTCTGGGCCATTGTCATCACGGCGATTCCCCTGTGCCTGATGTTTGCAAAGGCGCCGCTGGATTCTTTGAAATCAGCAATTATCATCTCTGCGCTTCCGGTCTCTGTAACGCTGATCCTCTGTGTCATATCTCTGTATAAATGGATGAAGCAGGATTTTGGCAGCCTGACCCGGACACAGATCATCGAGAAAGAAAAAGATCCGGCACCAGATTTTAAGCCGGAGGATTTTACTACAAAGTATGCGGAAGAAAAAAAGGATGCTTCTTGCGAATAA
- a CDS encoding glycosyltransferase, whose amino-acid sequence MSKHKILYVIRCGLPENAAGLRVYRMARLLQKSGCRVDFLCALPTDTQNAGSVVCAADGERTARHQGFQYFVPKDGSGRLANMLELVRAGRLFKRVRARCEQEGYHTVILYNDPGALTVRLGKYCRKNGIRLIGDVTEWYERRKTGKMGERLMPFLVNRRIQKLDSRYLDGVIAVSHFFYEYYRRRGMKVVFVPPLMEGNRGPFVLKYDYYPYPVVNLVYAGAPGEKDLLSPLAGAVARLNRHGIRLRLDIAGVSEMELENIWKPVDYKKYGIFAHGRLPHREALRLVRRGDFCVLLRQARRYARAGFSTKMAECMSSGTAMICNEVAGPEQLFENGKEGFVIAETGELEALLEQLAGMDPEQVEAIKRAARKKAESLFNPKTYRAPVMKLIKDEVKNENTVDCG is encoded by the coding sequence TTGTCAAAACATAAAATTTTATACGTGATCCGCTGCGGCCTGCCGGAAAACGCAGCGGGACTGCGTGTTTACCGCATGGCGCGCCTGCTTCAGAAAAGCGGGTGCAGGGTGGATTTTCTGTGCGCCCTGCCCACAGACACCCAAAACGCCGGCAGTGTTGTCTGCGCGGCAGACGGCGAGCGGACAGCCAGGCACCAGGGCTTTCAGTACTTTGTGCCAAAGGACGGCTCCGGCCGCTTAGCGAACATGCTGGAGCTGGTAAGAGCAGGCAGACTTTTTAAACGGGTCAGGGCGCGGTGTGAGCAGGAGGGCTACCATACGGTCATTCTTTACAATGACCCCGGCGCCCTGACAGTCCGCCTGGGAAAATACTGCCGGAAAAACGGTATAAGGCTGATCGGCGACGTGACAGAGTGGTATGAACGTCGGAAAACAGGAAAAATGGGCGAACGTCTGATGCCTTTTTTGGTAAACCGGCGCATACAGAAGCTGGACAGCCGGTATCTGGATGGCGTCATTGCCGTGAGCCATTTTTTTTATGAATATTACAGAAGGCGGGGGATGAAGGTTGTTTTTGTGCCGCCGCTGATGGAGGGAAACCGGGGACCGTTTGTGCTCAAGTATGACTACTATCCTTACCCGGTGGTCAATCTGGTTTATGCCGGAGCACCGGGAGAAAAGGACCTGCTGTCGCCCCTGGCCGGGGCAGTGGCGCGTCTTAACCGCCATGGAATCCGTCTGCGTCTGGATATCGCCGGCGTGTCGGAGATGGAGCTGGAAAATATCTGGAAACCTGTGGATTATAAAAAGTACGGTATTTTTGCCCACGGACGGCTGCCCCACCGCGAGGCGCTCCGGCTGGTCCGGCGCGGAGATTTCTGCGTTTTGCTGAGGCAGGCCAGGCGGTATGCGCGGGCAGGCTTTTCCACAAAGATGGCAGAATGCATGAGCAGCGGAACGGCCATGATCTGCAACGAGGTCGCCGGGCCGGAACAGCTTTTTGAAAATGGAAAAGAGGGGTTTGTCATCGCAGAAACCGGGGAACTGGAAGCCCTTCTGGAGCAGCTGGCCGGCATGGACCCTGAACAGGTTGAGGCGATAAAACGGGCGGCCCGGAAAAAAGCGGAAAGTCTTTTTAATCCCAAAACCTACAGGGCGCCGGTGATGAAATTGATTAAGGATGAGGTGAAAAATGAAAATACTGTTGATTGTGGATGA